A genome region from Gigantopelta aegis isolate Gae_Host chromosome 3, Gae_host_genome, whole genome shotgun sequence includes the following:
- the LOC121366696 gene encoding uncharacterized protein LOC121366696: MKITTFLVLTGLCYVNGGSQEPKDEISRDPGTIHSPEYPNQYPKVSHSTWIWSRERGFWGVQFTHVDLNCETDRIIVSDGRDYMFQPITVCEQHTKLYTSDSYLRIEFESNTTHPRSGFVITVRYGLTIEDLDKQFLSLVTPPPRQKHDSGKSNHLIPILLAVLVTVAVVATLLFIGVWLISRRRLQPHQAISLSVNVHGINIRRGSGIRHARKTSSQSDSEDVTPTNSSQPIRRLPSESSRSWSVRAHTEVRDGYISPSHANAGMESEAAVDVARTTSSEEVHAVPNMYIPLETLLISTPEDKGGPKSQALVGRAYNLNLTTPKTTSATRPSLSDDGYMKMESQFQMRFT; this comes from the exons ATGAAGATCACTACTTTCCTTGTTCTCACAG GCCTATGTTATGTCAATGGAGGAAGCCAAGAGCCTAAAGATGAGATTTCCAGAGATCCAGGGACAATCCACTCTCCAGAATATCCTAACCAATACCCTAAAGTGTCTCACTCCACTTGGATCTGGTCTAGAGAGCGAGGTTTCTGGGGAGTACAGTTCACACATGTAGACCTGAACTGTGAAACGGACCGGATTATCGTATCTGACGGACG CGATTACATGTTTCAACCTATAACAGTATGTGAACAGCACACCAAGTTGTATACGTCCGATTCGTACCTGCGTATCGAGTTTGAGTCCAACACTACACACCCACGTTCTGGATTTGTCATCACGGTCCGATATGGACTCACGATAG AGGATCTAGATAAACAATTTCTGTCTCTTGTGACACCACCGCCAAGACAAAAACACGACAGTGGAA AAAGTAACCACTTGATCCCGATCCTTCTCGCCGTGCTCGTCACCGTGGCCGTCGTCGCGACGTTGCTGTTCATCGGCGTGTGGCTCATCTCGCGGCGACGTCTTCAGCCACACCAGGCCATCTCTCTCAGCGTCAACGTGCACGGCATCAACATTCGGCGAGGGTCCGGGATCAGACACGCACGGAAAACATCCAGCCAGAGCGACTCCGAGGACGTGACCCCGACCAACAGCAGTCAGCCAATCAGGAGGTTGCCCAGTGAGAGTTCAAGGTCGTGGTCGGTGCGCGCGCACACCGAGGTCAGGGACGGTTACATCTCGCCGAGTCACGCGAACGCGGGGATGGAGTCTGAAGCTGCTGTTGACGTTGCCAGGACGACGAGTAGCGAAGAGGTTCACGCCGTGCCCAATATGTATATCCCTCTTGAAACACTGTTGATATCAACTCCCGAGGACAAGGGTGGTCCTAAAAGCCAGGCCCTGGTGGGGAGGGCTTACAATCTCAATTTAACAACGCCGAAGACGACATCAGCGACAAGACCGTCACTCTCAGACGACGGGTATATGAAGATGGAGTCGCAGTTTCAGATGCGATTTACTTGA